From Rhododendron vialii isolate Sample 1 chromosome 10a, ASM3025357v1, the proteins below share one genomic window:
- the LOC131303593 gene encoding uncharacterized protein LOC131303593, protein MARRAWSEEEEDALLTNLTSLVDQGVWRTDNGGFRPSYLGVLKNEMRVSFPQAGINEIHIKGRIKKWKSDYRILDAMLRRPGFGWNPNENKLVVANEIWNEFVQDQRHLRHLRDRQFPHFNRWAYCFVSEEN, encoded by the exons ATGGCACGCCGGGCTTggagcgaggaggaggaggatgcaTTGTTAACAAACCTTACGAGCCTTGTAGATCAGGGGGTTTGGCGAACCGACAACGGAGGGTTTCGCCCTTCCTACTTGGGAGTTCTTAAAAATGAGATGCGAGTTTCTTTCCCTCAAGCAGGTATAAACGAAATTCATATTAAAGGAAGGATCAAGAAATGGAAGAGTGATTATCGTATACTAGACGCTATGCTTAGGCGTCCTGGGTTCGGGTGGAATCCAAATGAAAACAAGCTAGTGGTGGCaaatgaaatttggaatgaATTTGTCCAA GATCAACGACATCTGAGACATTTACGGGACAGGCAATTTCCCCATTTTAATCGATGGGCCTATTGCTTTGTTTCCGAGGAGAACTAG